The Acinonyx jubatus isolate Ajub_Pintada_27869175 chromosome B3, VMU_Ajub_asm_v1.0, whole genome shotgun sequence genomic interval GTGTGGCACATCCTAAATGCAAGATGGTgaattaagtgtttttattttccaaataatttaagCAAGAATTTCTGGTTTTTCTGTTAGTAATTGAAAGTTGTGCTATTTAATGTTAATgttcttgtttaaattttttttagattagtttattttatattgacaGTTGAGGGTTACATCTACATCTTAAATTCAGTGTGATTGAATATGAAAGTTTTAAACTccagtctgaattttttttttttttcccttgtagcaaaaatattttgattctgGGGATTACAACATggctaaagcaaaaatgaagaacAAGCAGCTTCCTACTGCAGCTCCGGATAAGACAGAGGTCACTGGTGACCACATTCCCACTCCACAGGACCTTCCTCAACGGAAACCATCCCTTGTTGCTAGCAAGCTGGCTGGCTGATTAAAAGAGCTGAACTGCATGAATCTTTCAATTCCCATTTTTTCTCCTTAATATGttactttctctgctttttatttcctttcattcactAAGTCATTTCAGAATGACAGCTTTGCAGGTAGCGGTAGTGTGTGCTGCTATTGTAAGGGAATATACATGTGTAGAGTTTTTGATTAGTTTAACAGTGCACTGATAAAGAGAACATGTTAGAGCAACATAAAGTAATCTACTTgaaaataattgtatatattaccTAACTCCTAGTGTAGGACTGTTTCAACAAGTAACAAGCAAGTTTTACAATTGTAATGTTTTGGCTTTCCTTAACTCATCTTAATTATAGCTTTGTATGTTACTCTTATTTAATATAACCTCTATTGTATtgatttcttctgtattttccttttggattttgtAAAACAGAAGTTTAAGACCACAAGTTGGAAGAAAGGTTACATTCTTCAAACAAAAATAGATGGGGCTCTGAAAGATTTGTATCTCTGCTTGAACTTGAATGGCCTTAAACCTGTTTCAGCTTTAACAATAGAATTTTACTTGGGCAATATTTGCCCATTCTGGTGTAACTTATGTGACTCTAGTGCTTAACAGCTGCCGTTGAAGCTAGTTTTCTTATTCCGTTCTATAGTGTTAGAGTATCTTTTGTTGAAGATGTGAATGAAGTGTGCATGTGCATTGACTGTTGAATTCACTTTTGTGCCATTTTTGTAAATACAATAGTTTTGCACAACCTCTCACAAATGTCTGTattaatttcacatattaaaaagcAGATGATGTGCCAACCAGAAGCACAAGAGTTCCTACACAAAACTCTGTACGTCATTAGAGCTTTTGTATAGTAAGAGTAGTTTACAGTCTTGGGCTTATAGAATACTAAACTGAAATCTTTGCTTAGTCTGTCATAGACTTaagctttttcatttgttattaatATCCATGACATTCAGTGGCCTTGTGCAGATATGATATGTTGCTTAGGCATATCTTTTGTCCTATGCAGAACATTTCATTTTGACTTTTATGAAAATTGCAAttcatgtaatttatataaacttttttaatgtagaaactTTTTACTTCCACAGTCAATTTGGGGAACACTAGAATAAAAGGCTTCGATACTCTGCCTCCTgtggcccctccctcctttttttcttgctgctttgaCTCAAATCTTGTTCACCTGTGCTGTTCAGTCTTCAGAAGCTTAGGTGTCTATCCTCACTCTTGAAATTTACTCTGCTGAATGCTATGTTTTATAACAGAATGatgtttttcttataatttcttagTTGTTAATTAACCATTCTTTATCCTGTATTACTAATATTTGACACTTGTTTAAATAAAAGGAACTTTATACTGAAACATTTACTTGAGCAGCGTGGCCCAGGAACTCATGTCAGGATGAGCTGAATTCtggtaaataattttaagtactTCTAATGAGCTAATAAGTGAATTAGACTTAAGACACTTAGAATCATTTACGTGATAGGTGGAACATACTcgtattaaaatatttagatattttacttctgtagatgtcattttaacaaaataccaatttaattttacttgtggTTTATCTAGATAGTAAGAATTTAATTAACAGACTTTATTGGGATATAGTTACTGCTCTCTTAGGAGCTCTTCACATTGGTGTTGTAATGCTATAGCATGACATTGAAGATCAGTAGCCTGagatgatagcattttttttctttgtctttgacgTGCATCGGCATCCCTCTTTTGGGATCTAGGCATCTTTTCTAGATCTTGGCTCCATCTGTATACTTGCTTTCCTATGACCCCAAATCATTGTAAATGGTGCCTTGAGCACAGCACCTGCACTTAAAGGCTGCCTAGCGCTGTGTAAGGCTTGCTGATTATCTTCCTTCTCCACATACCCCCAAAAGGCAGAAAAGCAATGAAATCAGTAATGTTCTAGTTTGTAATTTTAAGAGTCagtcatatgtaaatatatttgttatgGGAGCAAGTAGGTTATTCCACTATATATAATCATTGTAGGATCCATTTAAGAATTATGGAATACCCCAAAGTAGAATTTCTGTaatatgtattccttttttttttttttttttttttttttttttttttttgtgactatTTGCAAGCTGTCACCACTAAATTTACATCAGAGAAGATTAATCTGAAAGATCACGGAAACCATGTTATTCTTGACCAGGATAGGACTCTAGACGCTGTAGTTTACAACAAATGATACAACCTTTGCCTAAGTTGTATTTTGTAAAGTATAATGCTAATATTTAACCTACCTCAAAACTTGTTGAGGATCTGTGAAATACTGAGTAAGTgcccaaaataaaatactgttgattgtctttttattaaaagtaaGTTTCCTCATTAAACCAACCTGCCTTCTGTAAAGTCACAGTGCTTAAAGTGTCAGGATTTTCCATTAGGGAAAGACCTGTCAATAAGACTTTGTAGGTATAATAGCTTAGCCTCCATTATTGGTGCTTGGAATATAgaggcttttaatttttctattttttgttctgCCTCAAATCTCAGtttatttaagatatatttgCAAACTGTTTCACCATTGCTTGAATGAAGATGTTGACTAGAT includes:
- the ARPP19 gene encoding cAMP-regulated phosphoprotein 19, whose translation is MSAEVPEAASAEEQKEMEDKVTSPEKAEEAKLKARYPHLGQKPGGSDFLRKRLQKGQKYFDSGDYNMAKAKMKNKQLPTAAPDKTEVTGDHIPTPQDLPQRKPSLVASKLAG